From the genome of Muricauda sp. SCSIO 64092, one region includes:
- the metG gene encoding methionine--tRNA ligase encodes MSLDNPSRITITAALPYTNGPIHIGHLAGVYVPADIYARYQRLQGKDVAFICGSDEHGVAIPMKAKKEGVSPKEIIDKYHAIIQKSFAEFGISFDNYSRTSAQVHHETASDFFKKLYDQGDFIEEVTEQLYDEEANQFLADRFVTGTCPRCGYEEAYGDQCENCGSSLNATDLIHPKSTLSGAVPTLKHTKHWFLPLDRYESFLKEWILEGHKSDWKPNVYGQCKSWIDDGLKPRAVTRDLDWGIPVPVEGGEGKVLYVWFDAPIGYISSTKEWAKRKGTDWEPYWKDKNTKLLHFIGKDNIVFHCIIFPSMLKAYGDYVLPENVPANEFLNLEGNKLSTSKNWAVWLHEYLEEFPNMQDVLRYTLTANAPETKDNDFTWKDFQARNNNELVAIFGNFINRVVVLTHKYYEGIVPETSEFNEVDQQTLALLQGFPSKLGDSLERYRFREASQELLNLARLGNKYLADEEPWKLVKTDEGRTRTVMYVALQIAAGLAVLSEPFLPFTSTKLKEILSITENRIENGWSAISENETLLPSGHRIGKSELLFRKIEDTEIEAQLAKLEATKLSNASTTLSTGTSDGADGNPLTPQKETVVYDDFAKMDMRVGTILEAAKIPKADKLLVLKVDTGLDVRTIVSGIAESFAPEEIIGKQVTVLVNLAPRKLRGVESQGMILMTENSEGKLVFVNPDEDKVGNGEGIN; translated from the coding sequence ATGTCCCTAGACAATCCTTCTAGAATTACCATAACGGCTGCATTGCCCTACACCAATGGCCCCATACATATCGGTCACTTGGCAGGGGTGTATGTGCCCGCAGATATCTATGCCCGTTACCAAAGGCTTCAGGGGAAGGATGTGGCCTTTATTTGTGGAAGTGACGAACATGGGGTGGCCATCCCTATGAAGGCCAAAAAGGAAGGGGTTTCACCAAAGGAGATCATTGATAAATACCACGCCATCATCCAAAAATCCTTTGCGGAATTCGGAATTTCCTTTGATAACTATTCCAGAACTTCGGCCCAGGTGCATCATGAAACCGCATCGGACTTCTTTAAAAAATTGTACGACCAAGGGGATTTTATAGAGGAGGTCACTGAACAATTGTACGATGAAGAGGCAAACCAGTTTTTGGCAGACCGTTTTGTGACCGGTACCTGCCCCCGTTGCGGATATGAAGAGGCCTATGGCGATCAATGCGAGAATTGCGGTTCTTCCTTAAATGCAACGGACCTGATCCATCCCAAGTCCACGCTGTCAGGAGCCGTTCCCACCTTAAAGCACACCAAACATTGGTTTTTACCTTTGGACAGGTATGAAAGCTTTCTAAAGGAATGGATTTTGGAAGGCCATAAATCGGATTGGAAACCCAACGTTTATGGCCAATGCAAATCCTGGATCGATGACGGCCTAAAACCCCGGGCGGTAACCCGCGATCTGGATTGGGGAATCCCGGTGCCGGTGGAAGGAGGCGAAGGCAAAGTGCTGTATGTCTGGTTTGACGCCCCTATCGGTTATATTTCCTCCACCAAGGAGTGGGCCAAAAGAAAAGGCACGGATTGGGAGCCCTACTGGAAGGACAAAAACACCAAATTGCTGCACTTTATCGGTAAGGACAACATTGTATTCCATTGCATTATTTTCCCCAGTATGTTAAAGGCCTACGGGGATTATGTGCTTCCGGAAAACGTGCCCGCGAATGAATTCTTGAACCTGGAGGGAAACAAATTGTCCACTTCCAAAAATTGGGCGGTATGGTTACATGAATATTTGGAGGAATTTCCCAATATGCAGGATGTACTGCGGTACACTTTAACCGCAAATGCACCTGAAACCAAGGACAATGATTTTACCTGGAAGGATTTCCAGGCCAGGAACAACAACGAATTGGTGGCCATCTTTGGAAATTTTATCAATCGGGTGGTGGTATTGACCCATAAGTATTATGAGGGTATTGTTCCAGAAACTTCGGAGTTCAACGAGGTGGACCAACAAACGCTGGCATTACTTCAGGGTTTTCCATCAAAGCTTGGGGATTCACTGGAGCGCTACCGTTTTCGGGAGGCCAGTCAGGAATTATTGAATCTCGCCCGTTTAGGGAATAAGTACCTGGCCGATGAGGAACCTTGGAAATTGGTGAAGACCGATGAAGGGCGCACCAGGACCGTAATGTACGTTGCGCTCCAAATTGCCGCAGGACTGGCAGTGTTAAGCGAACCTTTTTTGCCCTTTACTTCCACTAAATTGAAAGAAATCCTCAGCATAACGGAAAATCGCATTGAGAACGGTTGGAGTGCCATTTCGGAAAACGAAACCTTACTCCCGTCCGGTCACAGAATCGGAAAGAGTGAACTGCTTTTTAGAAAGATAGAGGATACCGAGATTGAAGCCCAGTTGGCCAAGCTGGAAGCTACCAAACTGTCCAACGCTTCGACTACCCTCAGCACAGGTACTTCCGATGGTGCTGATGGGAATCCATTAACTCCTCAAAAAGAGACCGTTGTTTATGACGATTTTGCGAAAATGGACATGCGCGTAGGGACCATCCTGGAAGCCGCGAAAATACCCAAAGCCGATAAACTACTGGTATTAAAGGTGGATACGGGATTGGATGTACGAACCATTGTTTCCGGTATAGCCGAAAGCTTTGCCCCAGAGGAAATCATAGGCAAACAGGTGACCGTATTGGTGAATCTTGCCCCAAGAAAGCTCCGTGGCGTGGAGAGCCAGGGAATGATCCTAATGACTGAAAATTCCGAAGGTAAATTGGTTTTTGTAAATCCGGATGAAGATA